In Citrus sinensis cultivar Valencia sweet orange chromosome 2, DVS_A1.0, whole genome shotgun sequence, a single genomic region encodes these proteins:
- the LOC102630291 gene encoding protein TRANSPORT INHIBITOR RESPONSE 1 — translation MEEERQRKDQNTSEVDSVKQAITKVLALLTSHKDHNSASLVCKDWYEAEQLSRTHVFIGNCYAVSPEILTRRFPNILSVTLKGKPRFSDFNLVPQDWGADIHPWLVAFADRYPSLEELRLKRMSVSDESLEFLAVSFPNFKVLSLSSCDGFSTDGLAAIATNCKNLTELDIQENGIEDISGSWLSCFPESFTSLEVLNFANVNSEVDFDALEKLVSRCKSLKDLKVNKSISLEQLQKLLVLAPQLVDLGTGSFSQELTDDQRAELESAFNKCKNIHKLSGLWQATALYFPALSPVCANLTFLNLSYATLGSSELVKLLMHCPLLKRLWVLDTVEDRGLEAVGSSCPLLEELRVFPADPFDEEITYGVTEAGFLAVSHGCPRLQYVLYFCQAMTNAAVATIVRNCPNFTCFRLCIMNPGQPDYVTNEPMDEAFGAVVRTCTNLQRLSLSGLLTDLTFEYIGQYAKNLELLSVAFAGSSDWGMQCVLRGCPKLRKFEIRDCPFGDAALLSGLDKCESMRSLWMSACNVTMDGCKLLASKKPRLNVEVIKEAESDDNQADKVYVYRTVAGPRKDAPPSVITL, via the exons ATGGAAGAAGAAAGACAGAGAAAAGACCAAAACACATCAGAAGTAGACAGTGTCAAGCAAGCCATTACAAAAGTACTGGCGCTCTTGACTTCCCATAAAGATCACAACTCCGCCTCCCTGGTCTGCAAAGATTGGTACGAGGCAGAACAGTTGTCGAGAACTCACGTATTCATCGGGAACTGCTATGCGGTCTCACCCGAGATTCTAACGCGCCGGTTTCCTAACATTCTGAGCGTGACGCTGAAAGGGAAGCCGAGATTCTCGGATTTCAATTTGGTTCCACAAGACTGGGGCGCCGATATTCACCCATGGCTGGTAGCGTTTGCTGACAGGTATCCGTCGCTTGAGGAGTTGAGGCTGAAGAGAATGAGTGTCAGTGATGAGAGTTTGGAGTTCTTGGCTGTCAGTTTTCCCAATTTCAAGGTTCTTTCGCTTTCCAGTTGTGATGGATTCAGTACTGATGGTCTTGCTGCTATTGCTACTAACTGCAA GAATTTGACTGAGCTTGACATTCAGGAGAATGGTATTGAGGATATAAGTGGAAGCTGGCTGAGCTGCTTCCCTGAAAGCTTCACATCATTGGAAGTACTCAACTTTGCCAATGTGAACTCtgaagttgattttgatgCACTTGAGAAACTCGTAAGCAGGTGCAAGTCATTGAAAGATTTGAAAGTCAACAAAAGTATTTCCTTGGAGCAATTACAAAAGCTACTTGTTCTTGCTCCTCAACTAGTAGACCTTGGTACCGGTTCATTCTCGCAAGAACTAACTGACGACCAGCGCGCTGAGCTGGAGAGTGCATTCAATAAGTGCAAGAATATACATAAGCTCTCAGGTTTATGGCAAGCAACGGCATTGTATTTTCCAGCTTTATCTCCTGTTTGTGCAAATTTGACATTCTTGAATTTGAGCTATGCGACTTTGGGGAGTAGTGAACTTGTCAAGCTTCTTATGCATTGCCCTCTTCTTAAGCGGCTCTGG GTGCTGGACACAGTAGAAGACAGAGGACTGGAGGCAGTAGGTTCCAGTTGTCCATTGCTTGAAGAACTCCGCGTTTTCCCCGCTGATCCCTTTGATGAGGAAATTACTTACGGGGTTACAGAAGCAGGGTTTTTAGCAGTGTCCCATGGCTGTCCGAGACTTCAGTACGTTCTGTACTTTTGTCAGGCGATGACCAATGCTGCTGTGGCAACAATTGTGCGGAACTGCCCCAATTTCACCTGCTTCCGCCTTTGTATAATGAATCCGGGACAGCCAGATTACGTGACAAATGAACCCATGGATGAGGCCTTTGGTGCGGTGGTGAGGACTTGTACCAACCTTCAAAGGCTTTCACTTTCAGGCCTCTTAACAGACCTTACATTTGAGTACATTGGCCAGTATGCCAAAAATTTGGAACTCCTGTCGGTAGCTTTTGCTGGGAGCAGTGATTGGGGTATGCAATGTGTGCTAAGAGGTTGTCCAAAGCTGAGGAAATTTGAGATAAGGGATTGCCCATTTGGGGACGCAGCTCTACTCTCAGGATTGGACAAGTGTGAATCAATGAGGTCACTTTGGATGTCAGCATGCAATGTGACAATGGATGGTTGTAAGTTATTGGCAAGCAAAAAGCCAAGGTTGAATGTTGAGGTGATTAAGGAAGCCGAGAGTGATGACAATCAAGCTGACAAGGTTTATGTTTACCGCACTGTTGCTGGACCAAGAAAGGATGCCCCGCCTTCTGTAATCACCCtgtaa
- the LOC102629995 gene encoding protein TRANSPORT INHIBITOR RESPONSE 1-like, which yields MESESKRKKESPNTAELAVTASFPDEVLEIVLSLLTSHRDRSSVSLVCKDWYRAERWSRTQVFIGNCYSVSPEILTRRFPNIRSVTLKGKPRFSDFNLVPPNWGADIHAWLVAFAVKYPFLEELRLKRMAVSDESLEFLASNFPNFKLLSLLSCDGFSTDGLAAIATHCKNLTELDIQENGIEDSSGSWLSCFPESFTSLEVLNFANLTSEVNTDALERLVSRCKSLKVLKVNKSISLEQLQRLLVRAPQLEELGTGSFLQDLTARPYADLESAFNNCKNIHTLSGLWEAVPLYLPALYNSCANLTFLNLSYTALQSGEFAKLVVHCPRLRRLWVLDTVEDKGLEAVGSNCPLLEELRVFPADPFDEEIIHGVTEEGFVAVSFGCRRLHYVLYFCRQMTNAAVATIVQNCPNFTHFRLCIMTPGLPDYLTNEPMDEAFGAVVKTCSKLQRLSVSGLLTDLTFEYIGKYAKNLETLSVAFAGRSDRGMQCVLEGCPKLRKLEIRDCPFGNEALLSGLEKYESMRSLWMSACNVTMNACRRLAKQMPRLNVEVMKEDGSDDSQADKVYIYRTVAGPRRDAPPSVLTL from the exons atggagtCCGAATCGAAACGGAAAAAGGAATCTCCAAACACGGCCGAGTTAGCCGTGACGGCGTCGTTTCCGGACGAAGTACTGGAGATAGTGCTGTCTCTCTTAACTTCGCACAGAGATCGGAGCTCCGTCTCTTTAGTTTGCAAGGACTGGTACCGCGCGGAACGGTGGTCAAGGACTCAAGTATTTATCGGCAACTGCTACTCTGTTTCCCCGGAGATTCTCACGCGCAGGTTCCCTAATATTCGGAGCGTGACGTTGAAGGGGAAGCCGAGATTCTCGGATTTCAATTTGGTTCCACCTAATTGGGGCGCCGATATTCACGCTTGGCTTGTGGCGTTTGCTGTTAAGTATCCTTTTCTTGAAGAGCTGAGGCTGAAGAGAATGGCTGTTAGTGATGAGAGTTTGGAATTCTTGGCTTCTAATTTTCCCAATTTCAAGCTTCTTTCGCTTTTGAGCTGCGATGGCTTCAGTACTGATGGTCTTGCTGCGATTGCTACGCATTGCAA GAATTTGACTGAGCTTGACATCCAAGAGAACGGTATAGAAGATAGCAGTGGAAGTTGGTTAAGCTGTTTCCCTGAAAGCTTTACATCATTGGAAGTACTGAATTTTGCTAATCTTACTAGTGAAGTTAATACTGATGCACTTGAGAGACTTGTAAGCAGGTGCAAATCATTGAAGGTGTTGAAGGTTAACAAAAGCATTTCTTTGGAACAATTGCAAAGGCTGCTTGTTCGTGCTCCTCAATTAGAGGAGCTTGGTACTGGCTCATTCTTGCAAGATCTCACTGCTCGCCCGTATGCAGATTTAGAGAGTGCATTTAACAATTGCAAAAATATACATACCCTCTCTGGCTTGTGGGAAGCAGTACCATTATATCTCCCAGCTCTATACAATTCTTGTGCAAATTTGACGTTCTTGAACTTAAGCTACACTGCATTGCAAAGTGGTGAATTTGCCAAGCTCGTTGTGCACTGTCCCCGTCTTAGGCGCCTTTGG GTCCTGGACACAGTCGAAGACAAAGGGCTAGAAGCTGTTGGTTCTAATTGTCCCTTGCTTGAGGAACTCCGTGTTTTCCCGGCTGATCCCTTTGACGAGGAAATCATCCATGGGGTTACTGAAGAAGGGTTTGTTGCTGTTTCTTTTGGCTGTCGGAGACTCCACTATGTTCTTTACTTTTGTCGGCAGATGACCAATGCTGCTGTGGCAACAATTGTGCAGAATTGCCCCAATTTCACCCACTTCCGTCTCTGCATAATGACTCCAGGACTACCTGATTACCTGACCAATGAACCCATGGATGAGGCTTTTGGTGCAGTGGTGAAGACTTGCAGTAAACTCCAACGACTTTCAGTTTCAGGTCTCTTAACTGACCTGACATTTGAGTACATTGGAAAGTATGCCAAAAATTTGGAAACCCTTTCAGTAGCTTTTGCTGGGAGGAGTGATAGGGGGATGCAGTGTGTGCTTGAAGGCTGTCCAAAGCTAAGGAAACTTGAGATAAGGGATTGCCCATTTGGGAATGAAGCACTGCTGTCAGGTTTGGAGAAGTACGAATCTATGAGATCACTTTGGATGTCAGCCTGCAATGTGACGATGAATGCCTGTAGGCGATTGGCAAAGCAGATGCCCAGGTTGAATGTTGAGGTGATGAAGGAAGATGGAAGTGATGACAGTCAAGCTGATAAGGTTTACATATATCGAACTGTTGCTGGGCCAAGAAGGGATGCCCCTCCATCTGTGCTCACTCTCTGA